In Clostridia bacterium, the genomic window CGAAATGCAATCAGAAGGTGGTGCAGCCGGCGCTTTGCACGGAAGTTTGGCTTGCGGCGCTTTGACTACAACATTTACAGCTTCACAAGGCTTATTGCTGATGATCCCCAATATGTATAAGATAGCAGGCGAGTTGTTACCTTGTGTTATCCATGTATCAGCACGTGCTTTGGCAGCTCACGCATTGTCTATATTTGGTGATCATGCAGACGTTATGGCTGTAAGACAAACAGGTTTTGCAATGCTTGCCTCCAATTCAGTTCAAGAAGTTATGGACCTTGCACTTGTTGCTCATCTTTCCACACTAAAAGCAAGAGTGCCTTTTGTTCATTTCTTTGATGGATTCAGAACATCACATGAAATCAGCAAGATTGACGGAATAGAATATGATGAAATAAAATCCCTTGTTGATATGGAAGATGTAAAGAGATTCAAGAAATTGGCTTTGAACCCTGAACATCCTATTCAACGTGGTACAGCTCAAAACCCTGATATATATTTCCAAAACAGAGAAGCTGCTAACACATATTACAATGCAGTACCTGAAATCGTTCAACAAGAAATGGATAAGGTGGCTAAATTAACAGGCAGATCTTATCATCTGTTTGATTATGTAGGTGCACCTGATGCCGAATCAGTAATAGTTATAATGGGCAGCGGCGCAGAAGCTGTTGAAGAAACCGTTGAATATCTGAATGCACGCGGCAAGAAAGTGGGCGTTGTAAAGGTAAGACTATATAGACCTTTTGCAACTAAGGCTTTTGTAGATGCTT contains:
- a CDS encoding pyruvate:ferredoxin (flavodoxin) oxidoreductase, whose translation is MKKMTIDGNTAAAHVAYALSEVAAIYPITPSSPMAEYADEWASQGRKNIFGQTLRLAEMQSEGGAAGALHGSLACGALTTTFTASQGLLLMIPNMYKIAGELLPCVIHVSARALAAHALSIFGDHADVMAVRQTGFAMLASNSVQEVMDLALVAHLSTLKARVPFVHFFDGFRTSHEISKIDGIEYDEIKSLVDMEDVKRFKKLALNPEHPIQRGTAQNPDIYFQNREAANTYYNAVPEIVQQEMDKVAKLTGRSYHLFDYVGAPDAESVIVIMGSGAEAVEETVEYLNARGKKVGVVKVRLYRPFATKAFVDALPKTVKRIAVLDRTKEPGAIGEPLYQDVLAALAEHDINDKLVIGGRYGMGSKEFNPTHVNAIYKNLESANPKNHFTVGIVDDVTHTSLDISEFINASPEGTIRCKFYGLGSDGTVGANKNSIKIIGDHTDMYAQGYFVYDSKKSGGITISHLRFG